CAAACGCAATGAGGGCttgacaaaataaaaccacGATCTTTCACGTGGATTCATCAATAATCTCCCCATGAACAAATAGAAATGTTTATTTGACATCAAGCCACAAGTTTTTGAGACCAACCTCAATGTTTTTCTCCCCTGAAACACGTCATCCTCTAAAGCAGTCCGTGTCCAACGACTAccattcatttttattctctttggaCAGTAGCCGCCTAATCTTACACATTTGCTACTTTCAGAAATATTGTGGCTGTCATCTAATAAACTGATTTCTTCATTGGAGGAGTTGGTTTTTGGCTCATGGAATTCCAAGTCCCTTGAAGAGTCCCCAACAATTAAGTCTGCAGAAGAACAACCTTCGTCagacttatttttcttcaatttctttaaacTTTGACCACTCGATGCATAAAAATAACCCAAATCGTTATTTTgaatacaagtaaaataaataattttatatctaGCCATTTTAACTATAATCATTGCAAATTTGCTTCATCTTTGGGCTCCTTCCTCAATACAACGGTTTGACTACCTGTTGAACCCCGACTACAACGTAGCGCTGCCCCTGCCATTCTTATTTTAGAGCTTCAATCTCTCTCTAAATCATTTGGACAACCATTTGGTTTCAAACTTTCACatgagttttgtattttttttcaactaggaaaaaaaatgaatgcaaaacaGAGGAAGATATGCAAACTTAAGACAGTGAAGGAACAAACATATCAAGAAAAACAGACAACAATGAGAAGACGACATTaacaaagaagaaagtaaaGTGAGAACaacttatttgctaaaaatactaaaaataaagctaaaaagaTAGGTGAAACAATCTCATACCAGAAGTGTAATAAGACCatagcaataataataaattgccTTTAACAGTTAAGGTCATACGCAACCTTATTACACACTTCGtaccaaaacaaaattgaagataaaatcatagtaaaaataaataaacatgaaaaaaaaaaaaaaaaaaaataaaggcattATAAGACAATAGGATACAAGTCTGGACCCACAACAGGACAATATAACACGTGTCTAGTCTAGAACAACAATAATAACACAAACCAACCACAAAAGGTAATGTTTTAAAATCACATACAAATTTAAACATTCatatttgaagaaaattgtTACAGACTCTTATTTTCCAACCGCATTAGATCGCGGGAGGTTGAGACTGCGAACTGAAAAATTACATTCTTTCGAAATCCTTCCATTCCAAAATAAACATGCTCTCTTTCAACTTTCACCAAATATAACGCGTTGACTAGGGAGTAAACATTCTTTATTCCACCCCATACCACACTTGAACCACCAGAATTTGCTCTTTATTGCCAAAtccttcaaaaaataaaagtttaagcactaattttttttttgagccaaAGTTTAAGCACTAATTAGCTAAATATTAAGTGCAATATGAAATCCCAATTATCAAAACCTTTATAACTAAAACATTAATACAAATTTAACATGATTTTTGTTGACGAAAAACAAGTTTAAAAATTTCGAAAACTTTTGAAGAAAGAGCAAGGAACTTTCTCATGCAGATCTAAAGGGaaagtaattaaaattaataaaaatttcagaTAAACAATATAGATTCTATAAACAAAATTTGGGTTACACATGCTTAATcccaaaaacaaacacaaataccCAATAAGAGATTGATACAATGGTTAGGGTATTTCCgtaatttaatttcttattacttTAACTTGATGAAAAAAGCTAGCACTTTAGCTCATAAAGAAAAGATATATTGGAATTGAAACTCTAATTCGAGTCATTCGACCTATATaagaggaaataaataaattataaatcttGCGGTTGCAAAAggaattattattaattttttcctttcaccTACCGGAAGAGGAGAATTGGAAATTTTGTTCGAAATTATTAagatatttaaattaatcaaaatttcatataaaaaatttaaaaatatcaagttataaaaaaaaaatgaaattttataattttcttctgccaattttcaaaacttgaagTTGTTACCTAATCTGAATAAGGCCATTTTTGAACCATATTGTTAtaaggacatttttttttaaaatccaaaatcttaggagtttccttttttaattcaaaaaaagaacTCTTTAAACTTTGCACTTTTTTTCGATTCATgttcaaaagaaatataattaCTGCTTATCtttaaagtttatcattttatttgtttaaaaaataaaaatatatatttataaattataatagaagtaaattattaacttttattcaaaaaaataaatgagccTCTGAGCAGTGCTTAGAgactagtttatatatatatatatatatatatatatatataaaactaaaaagaaatgatatgtctacaacatttttacaacaaattttaagtgataggttgttattgttaggggaaaaaaataatcttagtgcTAGTTTTAagtttgaaccaataataactaactacttatgatttgttgtaaaaatattgtagacatagtatctctcaaaaccaaaatctctaaaacttccacaatttttcacgtcaacacaatatcaaaaaatatatatattaaaaataaaaacttttccaATACTAAAATAAACTAGCATtattgtggggaaaaaaaaaaaaaacaagtagaCGGAATTTTTGCAactatacatttttatttttattaaataataatatgtcAACTTACTTGTAAATATATCTTTCCTAATCCTTCCATTCCAAATTTCCTGCAAAAGATCTCACTGATTAGAACAaacaaatagaagaaaaaaaaaagaaaatagatttaaataaaagacttaaaaggaaaagatgaaTATCAATgtcatgaaaaaaaataccattctGACAATAGTGTCATTTTCTACGTCTTCTTCTCATGTATTTTCAATACATCTTCACAAGTCTAAGTTCACAAGACTAAAGGAGATGAGCAAGCAAGAGAATGGGCGAGATTGGAGGAGAGAGAATCTCGGCTATAGAGCACAGAGAATACGCTGGCTTGAGAGTTAGAAAGGAGAAGACTAGGGTAGTTATAAAACACAGCGAAggaaaacaaaagtaaatgagCAGGTAAGATACACTAGGTGTGTTAAATGAAGACATGTAGGGTAGGTGGGAGTGGCATAATGAGATACAATAAAATGAAGGCATGCAAGGGTGCAatgaattatataataattagaaTCAAGCAGGTACATtatatagtatagataataataataaaatacaaatgttGTAATTCATTTCTTAAATAATGGATAAtagtttagaaattattttttaaaatttgttatgaaaaaaagattgttaaattttttaataatttttcataaaaataatattaaaattttataaaaataatttattaacaaaattctaaacatttatAAACTGCGTCcaggtaaaaaataataaatattaatataatatcattttaaaaagaGATGATATTGTagttaacataaaaaataaaatcatattttattctctctcctctagTCTTTCGGCACCACACCTGTGGGAACCGTTCATaataagtttttcatttttgtagagATTACAAATGGGAGGCATGTCACATGAAAGAGTAAAAACATGCACAATTGTGTTTTCTCCACGCTTTTATTGTCTCTGCCTCTTTGGCATGGGCTTACATGTGTTTTGAATATGACTGGCCAATTTGTGATTGTGTTGGGATAGGGTTGGGTGACGTCATCATTCATTTCCAACAAGTTACTCTTTCATATTAGAGAAAGCGTGTTGCAGTTGTAAAAGCTTCATAGGCACCAGTAGTTTAGTGAAAGCGCGTGGGGTGCATGCATGACTGAGCAGTACTATGTATGCCTCTATTATcgatattaaaaaatatttgtttacattttattatattgtaaaCTAAGGCTGTATTtggttcatgtaaaatattttttataaaatatttattttctgaaaatgctattttcaagtattttgttgtatttcaaaaaatgttttgaaaaatattttctagtgtttggttgtgttattgaaaataccataaaaaacacattttctacttattgctcacattttctcagctgccaaacaaatatataatattattcctCAATATagaaacacaaaagaaacaaaacctagaaaaaaaaaaaattcatcaaatccgaTCATAcagaaacacaaaagaaacaaaacccagaaaaaaaaaaatcatcaaatcctatCAAAttaagagaagaaggaagagagaggcAATTGGGTTCAATCTAGAGGCGAGATCACGAGGTGGAGGCGAAGGCAAGATCGCACGACGGAGGCGAGATCGAGCGACGTTGGAGTTGATCTTTGCTTGATCGGCGCGGTGCGATCGACGATCGGCGTTGGTGTGGGTCATCGGACTTTGGAGTCGATCGGCGCGGTGCGATCGGCGTTGGAGTTGATCTTTGCTTGATCAGTGCTGGTGTGGATCGGCGCTGGTATGGGTCGGCACTAGTGTCATCGGATTGGAGCTCGAACTGTGGTCGTCGGACTGGAGCTCGGTCTGAGGAGTGATTTCggctctctcttcttcctctctcttctttctctctctatctttcacTTTACGCATCTGACccggaaatggtttgaagtgaaaatagaaaCATAAAACCATTTCCGGGTCAAAACCTCATTTTACACGgtcaactgaaaatatttttcggaaaatttattttccatgcgcaaccaaacaccCACATTTACGGAAAAACATTTCCGGAAGtgatttgaagccaaaacaaataCAGCCTaaacaaatttgtaaaattataattatgaaaaatagggaaaaccaccgtacataaaaaatgaagtatgaagtttttctcctttatttttcatcttctattatcttcaaaagaaggaaaagaaataaaattagtggaaatttgaaattgtgattttttttttttttactagatagtggtaaaataactattttttctcCTATATCTAGTTTATTGTTAGGGTTTCAAGTTGCTCAAGGTTTCTCTGCTGTCGAAAGATGTGCTGACTCAAGTTTTCCTGCCGTCGGTGAAAGAGGAAGTTTAGATGAAGTACTGCTAATTTGGtttatagttttgttttgttgcaaATATGTTTCTAAATACCAAGTCGGTAGGATTACTAAACGAGTCTAATCAAATCTCCTctgttttttcatttatttatttttatttaaatcatcAAACACAATAGCTTTCCTACAGTCCTACCTGAATCGAGGGCAAAATCAAATCATCCACGTATGTTTATTGGAAGAGCAAATAAACCATATAACTATATaagtaaaaatcaaatcatccatGGCTATTCGCCAAAACAGCAAAGAAACCCATATGTGGGGGCTTTTGATTCATTTTCCCTTCTCTTGAAATCAAGAGATGGAATGgtaaccataatttttttttattttttatttttataggttgATTCTTGAGAGCCAAGTTCATCAAAGCAATTACAACTATCCACCTACGATTtaattttggagagaaacatTGATGAATCAGGATTCAAATGGGAGTGCTTAAGCGATgatgaattttgagtttttgcgGCACATTAATaggagttaatttttttttcttcttgaaagaTAAATTTAGGGATTTATTAATGGAATAATGATGTGGCAACATCTTagccatttatttttaaaagaatggTAGAGATTTAAAAAACTCTACTTGGTAGGGTACTCTAGAAGATTTGAATCTACCAAAACTCACAAACACACATTATGCCCgagttatatatttttaaattgagatAATCTTTGATGATCTCTTTTTGAGAGACAATATCAtctttaattaaataacattatattatgGGTCGCTTTAAGTGGGAATTCGTGATTTTCGATTAAGGGAAGTATTTAGGGATTAatggaaattaaattatatagtggttcaagaaacaaaagaaaaaatctttgcaagaaaagccaaaaaaaaaaaaaaactatgttaaattttgttccATAATGTCTGGAGGTCTTcttggccaagaattttgataGGAATATATTGCataaatttgtttgaaaatgcccctaggatttgctaagaatttttttcaaaacacaatGTTGGCGTTTTttcacgaaaacttgtagataaaTTTGTAGAGCTGACATGAAAACCTGTAGATAAACTTATAGAGTTAAGAACAAGATGTTGAGGTTGGTCAACTGCTCTTCAACCCTTGCACTAAccttaagagcattcacatcagctcttgCATAACTgtgtataaatgtgtaaaatacacattttggccgtttttacacattttaaagcaaaaaacacactaCATCAGTCCAGCTAAAATCATGCATAATCATCTAAAAATTTCAATGAGCTACagtacccgtgtaaatttacacgggcactgtagcatgtgtatttagtttttttattaatttccgttcgcaccaatttttctctctcttttccgtGCACAACGACCTCaatggaaaaacaaacaaactcaaacggaaaaaagagacagatcggtgctataaaaaaaaaaaaaaaaaaaaaaaaaaaaaaaaaaaaaaaaaaaacccaaacggaaaaacaaactaatccaaacggaaaaacaaaaaagagacagatcggTGCTTAAACCAACACAGAGATATacttgctataaaaaaaaaaaaaaaaacccaaacggaaaaacaaaaaagagacagatcggtgcttatcggagctcgtgggtctcgCTTGGTCGAAGTTGCGATGATGATCGGAGCTGTGATGATGGTGGATcggtgatcggagctgtggatcggtgatcggagctgtggatcggagctgtgatgatgatcggagctgtggatcggagctgagcgatgatcggagctgtggacgGAGCTATGATgatgatcggagctgtggatcggtgcaTTGGTCTGtgaccgagagggagagagatgagaCAGAGAGATAAACCCAGAGggagatagaagagagagagagaaatcagaaaatatgagggagagggagagagagcgcGTACTAAAAGGGTGAGTGAgtgcttataaaaaaaaaaaaaaagggtgagtgagagaaataataaaataattaagtaaattgattatttaaataagaggggtgatagaatagatgaattgatgtgggtgttttgtaaaagtgatagtgtaaaatagaaaaagtaggtttttggtgtaaaatagacggaatcttttaaacgagctgatgtgaatgctctaacattCTCAACATCTTCCTCTTCATCATTCTCAACGTCTTCTTTTTCCTCCAATACAACTTCATCATAATCACCCTTCAAATTTATTTCATTCACCCCTCCATCACCACCTACACTATCATCAGTCACTCCCTCTCCATCAGGATGCTCAACTGCCAGTGGCTTCACCTCTATGTCCGTATAGATTATGATTTTGTCAGCTGACCATACCATATGAAGGGTAGTCATGTTCACCACATTTGGATCTGTTTTTATGACTCTTAAATCATGCTCTAGATCACCTTTAGGAAGTAAATACCTATATGTACGGTGTTCTTTAGGAGCACCAATTAGATGGTATAAATCTCGAATTTCAAAAAAACTTAACTTGTCAGGGTCAGTCTCAGTCAATGTATGTACAGACCCACCCACATATCGTTAGGTTTGATTCTCCACAAAacatgaatttgtcaaaattcattaccaataaaaaagatATGAAATAAAGTTATTGCCTAACATTACAACTAAAGTGTGCATTTGCCTAGTATTTGCATTTAAGCTgcattattaaaaataataattaattatagaaCTAGAATTTGCAAGTTCAATTTATAaagtaatatattaaaatagataaaataatttttttacacgtcaatgtagtttttttttttattttatttaaaggaACGGCTGCAGTTACACTGTACCTGGTTCATCTATCCTCTCTCTCTATGTACAAGTAAGGTCAGTTTCTTTCACTTGttgcaaaagattttttttttttttttttttttggaacggCCCTGTAGTGTCAGCCAGCCCACGCGTAAACCAAAACAACAGTGTGAAAATGGGAGAAACATGCAAAGATTAATGCCATGTTCAAATATTGCGGTCCAGCGAAGCAAGTGGCAGATTTTTGAAGGATCGGATACAAATCTGTCACGTAGAGTGATTGACATGCCAGCAGCCAGCAGGAACAGCCCAGTAGTGCCAGCCAGCCCACGCGTAAACCAAAACAACAGTGTGAAAATGGGAGAAACATGCAAAAGATTAATGCCATgttcaaaagattaaaaatagaccttatttacatatttaaaaattattttattacaatattttagtttttaattttaacaaaaataaattgtatctaATCAGATGTTATCTCTCCTTTAGGGCTCACGCCCCctctatctatttttttttttttatttatttacttttctccTCACCATAACTTTGATTCTtccatcatcactctcatcatcccctggattttcaaaattttccttaattGAAGTAGCTTTATAGGCTTATAGCTTGTTAATTCCAAGACTCTTTAGTAAAGTTACTGATGTAGCTTAGGCTTATAGCTTTGTTAGTTCcaagaaaataatattgttagtttcaatatatatatatatatatatatgaattttatatttttattagtgtgtgttctaagatatataataattaattatttttaaaaatattttcttaaaaattaaaaaaatatggacaattttttcaactctttaaaaaatatttttaaaaataaaaaattttaacacatACTTTTAAGAAACATATTAaccaaactatatatatatatatttatttattgataattgATACGTGCATTTTGTAGTTCAATAAGACAAtaagacaatatatatatatatatatatatattgtcaagTGAATGGTGACCGCCAGATCTTTTGCTTAAGAGAAAATGGTTTTCTCATCAATTACTGAAAAAAGCTGCTCACATGCTCATCATTGAAAAAACTTCATGTACGACTTGGGTTTTTTGCCTTTCACCTGTCTGTTTCTTGTAGTGCTACTATAGCACAGCTTTTTAAAGATGACAGCTAATGTGCTTCAGTATTTGAGAGAGTCTTCAGTAGACATATTATTAGGAATGGCAACAGGTCaggttcgggccgggtttctTAATGCCCGAACCCGCcctgtttaataaacgggttttTTTCCTGTGCCCTAGACCTGCCCCGTCGGGCCCCATCCAAGATCagaaatcccaaaaaaaaaaccccaaatcactAGGGATAGCAATTTCTACCTGATCCGCGGGTACCCGGCCtggcccgaccctaatgggccggatTTTACCCGGTCCGATAAGGAATAGGGTCGGATTTgggtctttaaaaaaaaaacccgaaccgggtccgggtcgggtccAGGTTTTTATGAAAATCTGGCCCGTACCCGAcccggttatatatataaatactaaaataccctcctatatatatattgttataaaccctaacattttcttcttcagcTCACTTGTAGCCCGCCTCTCATCtcttcttcatttcatttcaatacTCTCACTCACACaatctcactctctcactcacaaatcacaatctcactcactcactcacaaatcacaatctcactcactcactcacaaATCTCAATCTCACCTTCGGCCAACTACCCAACCTCTCACCGTTGGTCCAACTCTCGCCGCCGTCCCAAGCTTTCGCCGCCGTCCCAAGCTCTGTCAGTGTCATCGTTCACCGCAGGTCTCAGTTCGTTCTATTTGGGTTCATTACGGTTTGGGACCTTTGGGATCGTTAGGGagtttgggttcttttttttttttttttttttgagaatcaagtttgggtttgtgatttctgtgttaggatttgtgtttgtgtttgtgattttgaaagtaaaaataaaaaatctgaaatctttgtcattgtttttgggtttttagttgCTACTCTGTTTCGATTGAAGAATATGATctggggtttttgtttttgggtttctaATCTAGGTTAATGAACATGTTCTCGACGTcttgggggttttttttttggggtttctaATCTAGGTTAATGAACATGTTCTCGGCGTcttgggggtttttttttttgggtttctgatCAGACTGATGTAGATTGATGAAcgtgatttggggtttttttttggggatttcTGATCTTGGACGGGGCCCGATGGGGCGGGTCTGGGGCACAGGAAAaaaacccgtttattaaacggggcGGGTTCGGGTTTTTGGGACAGACCCGTGGGTCGGGTTCGGGCATTAagaaacccggcccgaacccgatCCATTGCCATTCCTACAAATCACGTTCATCAATCTACATCAGTCTGATCAGAAACCCTGGGCTAGTTTTGAATGTCGACTGTCAGATCTTTTACTCGGAGAAAATGGTTTTCTCACCGATTACTAATAAAAAAGCTTCTCACATGTTCATCAAAGAAAAAGCTTCTCACATAAATGATAAATGTACTTCTTGGGTTTTATGTTTATGAACAATA
The Quercus lobata isolate SW786 chromosome 10, ValleyOak3.0 Primary Assembly, whole genome shotgun sequence DNA segment above includes these coding regions:
- the LOC115965931 gene encoding uncharacterized protein LOC115965931; this translates as MEIWNGRIRKDIFTNLIVGDSSRDLEFHEPKTNSSNEEISLLDDSHNISESSKCVRLGGYCPKRIKMNGSRWTRTALEDDVFQGRKTLRLVSKTCGLMSNKHFYLFMGRLLMNPRERSWFYFVKPSLRLRYLEKQFKEFSADKVIPEPTQPTGADPTVPPLAPTEASDLKENPRLSPWTLTNN